One genomic segment of Micromonospora sp. WMMC415 includes these proteins:
- a CDS encoding helix-turn-helix transcriptional regulator, which yields MSSTRPSRPVPGTAPHALLETVTADPDGPLALALSAPAGHGKTFLLQELARIHRQAGLPVLTSVPDADTPVEPEAMLLIDDAHLLDAPRVHRLRDLAVAGHRLVVAHRPWPRRAELLRLTGTLRRPAAPLLPFTPDQTAACLGVEPGLDRRPDLADFVHRQTGGVPRDVVRLRRALADGERGPDVPSQPPRSVLLELGPDLAGVSADARRLLLALAAGVTLPVDLLGDLLDRGPDAVDELVAETVAAGLLGADQQITPLVRRAVVALSPTADRAAVWRRLAESQLARGGPLLPLVRAIAPAGGTAACPAPVLIAAAEEALAGEPALAAELYASATAAGHPAAARQALAAALAGDLDAALRLADRLLATAAPTERAEAALVAATALAHRGQARRSVELYRWSGSPPSAAFAAVGALATGHPDADAPTSGDTGAPPTLHGSAARLLAEGVRASVDGPPTAALSTLVQAAALLEPDGRAVLLPDSPAALAALTGMHCGELDIAEGVLHRAVASGVGGPLMVPRHRLLQAWIAMLRGRTVAAGGALAEIGAGRVLESRDLLFATALELGVARRNSDLAGLQRGWGRALEAVVRHPVDLFTLLPLGELAVVAARLGDLPRLEPYLREARELLGRLGEPPLWSTPLHWSGLHAAILADQPAVADEHVAALLATADRSRYAAVVAAAGASWVEVLRGSVDPVRVEAAARGLHDVGLRWDAARLAGQAAIRTADRRAMTTLLDCARMFQERPPTQRGGQPSATGGGTDAEGGTAGPRHRLSEREQEVAELVVAGLTYREIGDRLFISAKTVEHHVARMRSRLNCASRAELLALLRTAVADRSSSAGAGFWPERRTR from the coding sequence ATGAGCAGCACCCGCCCCTCGCGGCCGGTCCCGGGCACCGCCCCGCACGCCCTGCTCGAGACGGTCACCGCGGATCCCGACGGGCCGCTGGCGCTCGCGCTGAGCGCCCCGGCCGGCCACGGCAAGACCTTCCTCCTCCAGGAACTGGCCCGGATCCACCGGCAGGCCGGTCTCCCGGTGCTGACGTCCGTGCCCGACGCGGACACCCCGGTCGAGCCGGAGGCGATGCTCCTGATCGACGACGCCCACCTCCTCGACGCGCCCCGGGTGCACCGGCTGCGGGACCTCGCCGTCGCGGGCCACCGCCTGGTGGTCGCCCACCGGCCCTGGCCGCGCCGCGCCGAGCTGCTCCGGCTCACCGGCACGCTCCGACGGCCGGCGGCTCCGCTCCTGCCGTTCACGCCGGACCAGACCGCCGCCTGCCTCGGCGTCGAGCCCGGGCTGGACCGGCGGCCCGACCTCGCCGACTTCGTGCACCGGCAGACCGGGGGTGTGCCGCGGGACGTGGTGCGGCTGCGCCGCGCCCTGGCCGACGGGGAGCGGGGACCGGACGTCCCCAGCCAGCCGCCGCGGTCCGTCCTCCTGGAACTCGGCCCCGACCTGGCCGGCGTGAGCGCCGACGCCCGCCGGCTCCTGCTGGCTCTCGCCGCGGGCGTCACCCTGCCGGTGGACCTGCTGGGCGACCTGCTCGACCGTGGGCCGGATGCGGTGGACGAGCTGGTCGCCGAGACCGTGGCCGCCGGGCTCCTCGGCGCGGACCAGCAGATCACGCCCCTCGTCCGGCGGGCGGTCGTCGCGCTCTCCCCCACCGCCGACCGGGCGGCGGTGTGGCGCCGCCTGGCCGAGTCGCAGCTCGCGCGGGGCGGCCCGCTGCTTCCCCTGGTCCGCGCCATCGCCCCCGCCGGCGGCACGGCGGCGTGCCCGGCGCCGGTGCTGATCGCCGCAGCGGAGGAGGCCCTCGCCGGGGAGCCCGCCCTCGCCGCCGAGCTGTACGCGTCGGCCACGGCGGCCGGGCATCCCGCCGCCGCCCGGCAGGCGCTCGCCGCCGCCCTCGCCGGCGACCTCGACGCCGCCCTCCGGCTGGCCGACCGGCTGCTGGCGACCGCCGCCCCCACCGAGCGCGCGGAGGCGGCGCTGGTCGCCGCCACCGCGCTGGCCCACCGGGGCCAGGCGCGCCGCAGCGTCGAGCTGTACCGCTGGTCGGGGAGCCCGCCGTCGGCCGCGTTCGCCGCCGTCGGCGCGCTGGCCACCGGGCACCCCGACGCCGACGCGCCGACGTCCGGCGACACCGGCGCGCCACCCACCCTGCACGGCAGCGCCGCCCGGTTGCTGGCCGAGGGGGTACGCGCCAGCGTCGACGGCCCGCCCACCGCCGCCCTCTCCACGCTCGTGCAGGCCGCCGCGCTGCTGGAACCGGACGGCCGGGCGGTCCTCCTGCCGGACAGCCCGGCGGCACTCGCGGCGTTGACCGGGATGCACTGCGGTGAGCTGGACATCGCGGAGGGCGTCCTGCACCGTGCGGTGGCCAGCGGCGTCGGTGGGCCCCTGATGGTCCCCCGGCACCGGCTCCTGCAGGCGTGGATCGCGATGCTCCGGGGCCGTACGGTCGCCGCCGGCGGCGCGCTGGCCGAGATCGGGGCCGGTCGGGTCCTGGAGTCGAGGGATCTACTCTTCGCCACCGCCCTGGAACTGGGCGTCGCGCGGCGCAACAGCGACCTCGCCGGCCTCCAGCGGGGCTGGGGACGCGCGCTGGAGGCGGTCGTCCGGCACCCGGTCGACCTGTTCACCCTCCTGCCCCTCGGCGAGCTGGCCGTGGTCGCCGCCCGGCTCGGGGACCTGCCCCGGCTGGAGCCGTACCTGCGGGAGGCCCGCGAGCTGCTCGGCCGGCTGGGTGAGCCGCCACTGTGGAGCACACCGCTGCACTGGAGCGGGCTGCACGCGGCGATCCTCGCCGACCAGCCCGCGGTCGCCGACGAGCACGTCGCCGCGCTGCTCGCCACGGCTGACCGCAGCCGGTACGCGGCGGTGGTCGCCGCCGCCGGGGCGAGCTGGGTCGAGGTGCTGCGCGGGTCGGTCGACCCGGTGCGCGTGGAGGCGGCCGCCCGCGGGTTGCACGACGTGGGACTCCGCTGGGACGCCGCCCGGCTGGCCGGCCAGGCGGCGATCCGCACCGCCGACCGGAGGGCGATGACGACGCTGCTGGACTGCGCCCGGATGTTCCAGGAACGGCCGCCCACCCAGCGGGGCGGGCAGCCGTCGGCGACGGGTGGCGGGACGGACGCGGAGGGCGGCACCGCCGGCCCGCGGCACCGCCTCAGCGAACGCGAACAGGAGGTGGCGGAGCTCGTGGTCGCCGGGTTGACCTACCGCGAGATCGGGGACCGGCTCTTCATCTCGGCCAAGACCGTGGAGCATCACGTGGCCCGGATGCGGTCCCGGCTGAACTGCGCGAGCCGCGCCGAACTGCTGGCTCTGCTGCGGACCGCCGTGGCGGACCGGTCGAGCAGCGCCGGCGCCGGGTTCTGGCCGGAGCGGAGGACGCGATGA
- a CDS encoding Hsp70 family protein — MSYVLGIDIGNTNTVAAVARRQGATWARPETVVLDGRSTTVPSVLHVSVDGTLTVGEPDPPDPGRTARCFLRRVGDEVPLLLGGEAWPPHTLTAALAAWVVDQVAGAEGGPAEALVFSHPSSWGPHRRDLLQWALREVGLHHVTLLPRAVTVAESHAARGVVDGTAAVYALGGETFEAALVRRTPYGTYETFGRPQALDTVGGVDFDEALAEHVRTVLARDLAAVDPLDAPVVLRTLLPQCELARRGLSLGDEVDVLLALPGGTRRVPVTRPQFETMIRPAVRATVDLLLHAVHSAGPTPAQLDGVLLAGGSARVPLIADLLTAALGIPVEVEPDPHHTTAVGAALAACQVISPSPRPPTPRETPPAATRYAAEDVGPRRDDRHPAVPDEPPPRPPVRTAPLDLPKASRLTRIRARGREG, encoded by the coding sequence ATGTCGTACGTCCTGGGGATAGACATCGGAAACACGAACACAGTCGCCGCGGTCGCCCGGCGGCAGGGCGCGACGTGGGCCCGCCCGGAGACGGTCGTCCTGGACGGCAGGTCGACGACCGTGCCGTCGGTGCTGCACGTGTCGGTCGACGGAACGCTCACCGTCGGTGAACCCGACCCGCCGGACCCCGGCCGCACCGCACGGTGTTTCCTGCGCCGGGTCGGCGACGAGGTGCCCCTGCTCCTCGGCGGCGAGGCGTGGCCCCCGCACACGCTGACCGCCGCGCTCGCGGCGTGGGTGGTCGACCAGGTGGCCGGCGCGGAGGGCGGGCCCGCGGAGGCGCTGGTGTTCAGCCACCCGTCGAGCTGGGGCCCGCACCGACGGGACCTGCTGCAGTGGGCGCTGCGGGAGGTCGGCCTGCACCACGTGACGTTGCTGCCCCGCGCGGTGACCGTGGCGGAGAGCCACGCCGCCCGCGGCGTCGTGGACGGGACGGCCGCCGTCTACGCCCTCGGCGGCGAGACGTTCGAAGCGGCGCTGGTGCGGCGGACGCCGTACGGCACGTACGAGACGTTCGGCCGCCCGCAGGCGCTGGACACGGTCGGCGGCGTCGACTTCGACGAGGCGCTCGCCGAGCACGTACGGACCGTGCTCGCCCGGGACCTCGCCGCCGTCGACCCGCTCGACGCGCCGGTGGTCCTGCGTACCCTGCTGCCGCAGTGCGAACTGGCCAGGCGTGGCCTCAGCCTGGGCGACGAGGTGGACGTGCTGCTGGCCCTACCCGGCGGCACCCGCCGGGTGCCGGTGACCCGCCCGCAGTTCGAGACCATGATCCGGCCGGCCGTCCGGGCGACGGTCGACCTGCTGCTCCACGCCGTCCACTCCGCCGGACCGACCCCGGCCCAGCTCGACGGTGTCCTGCTAGCCGGGGGCTCCGCCCGGGTCCCGCTGATCGCCGACCTGCTCACCGCCGCCCTCGGGATCCCGGTCGAGGTGGAACCGGATCCCCACCACACGACCGCCGTCGGGGCGGCACTCGCCGCGTGTCAGGTGATCTCGCCGTCGCCGCGGCCCCCCACGCCACGGGAGACCCCTCCCGCCGCCACCCGGTACGCCGCCGAGGACGTCGGACCCCGGCGCGATGACCGCCACCCGGCGGTGCCGGACGAACCACCACCGCGCCCCCCGGTCCGGACCGCCCCGCTGGACCTGCCGAAGGCGTCCCGGCTCACCCGGATCAGGGCACGCGGACGCGAAGGATGA
- a CDS encoding cellulose binding domain-containing protein, with amino-acid sequence MAIIILDWLMATAGSVARALGGRDGSRAGWVAVGAALGVMAATVVSVVLVLRAPERLAPVALDPPPDVTVVEPPPAGTPGRRASPASTRPAPTWSGPSRTPPPASPSATPAPSSAPAAPPAPVALTAAFAVTDTALLSYRAAVTIGNPGSGPVPGWTLVITLPEESLHVTAVEGARASRDGANWTFVPDGPGGQVPGQGSLRVSFRVSGSSVSSLPTACTIDGAACTGLSD; translated from the coding sequence GTGGCCATCATCATTCTCGACTGGCTCATGGCCACGGCCGGATCCGTCGCGCGCGCCCTGGGCGGCCGGGACGGCTCCCGTGCCGGGTGGGTCGCCGTCGGCGCGGCGCTGGGCGTCATGGCGGCGACGGTGGTGTCGGTCGTCCTGGTGCTGCGCGCGCCGGAGCGACTGGCGCCGGTGGCGCTCGACCCACCGCCGGACGTGACCGTCGTCGAGCCGCCGCCGGCCGGGACGCCCGGGCGGAGGGCGAGCCCCGCCTCGACCCGGCCGGCACCGACCTGGAGCGGCCCCTCCCGCACGCCGCCACCGGCCAGCCCTTCGGCCACGCCGGCGCCGTCCTCGGCGCCGGCCGCTCCCCCGGCACCCGTCGCGCTGACCGCGGCGTTCGCCGTCACGGACACCGCCCTGCTCAGCTACCGGGCCGCGGTGACGATCGGCAACCCGGGCAGCGGTCCGGTGCCGGGCTGGACGCTGGTGATCACGCTGCCGGAGGAGTCGCTCCACGTCACGGCCGTCGAGGGCGCGCGGGCGAGCCGCGACGGCGCGAACTGGACGTTCGTACCGGACGGACCCGGCGGGCAGGTGCCCGGCCAGGGCTCCCTACGTGTGTCGTTCCGGGTGAGCGGCTCCTCCGTCAGCTCGTTGCCGACGGCCTGCACGATCGACGGCGCAGCCTGCACCGGGCTCTCCGACTGA
- a CDS encoding DUF742 domain-containing protein: MDHSGDREEAWYDDDAGPVARPYTVTRGRTAPVGRFDLIALVVTRPGAVVPGGLFPEHREILRRCRQPLSVAEVGAALDLPVGAVRVLLGDLVEAGLVETREPSSPGERPSMELLTALLAGLRSL, from the coding sequence GTGGACCACTCCGGAGACCGTGAGGAGGCGTGGTACGACGACGACGCCGGGCCGGTCGCGCGCCCGTACACGGTGACCCGCGGCCGGACCGCGCCGGTGGGACGGTTCGATCTGATCGCCCTGGTCGTGACCCGGCCCGGTGCGGTCGTGCCGGGCGGGCTCTTCCCGGAACACCGGGAGATCCTGCGGCGCTGCCGGCAGCCCCTCTCGGTGGCGGAGGTGGGCGCGGCGCTCGACCTGCCGGTCGGCGCCGTCCGGGTACTGCTCGGTGACCTGGTGGAGGCCGGCCTGGTCGAGACGCGGGAACCGTCCTCGCCCGGCGAACGGCCGTCCATGGAACTGCTCACCGCGCTGCTCGCCGGACTTCGCTCCCTGTGA
- a CDS encoding CoA-binding protein: MRSPQQILADSAVIAVVGASRDPRKAAHSVPLQMQRYGWRIIPVNPTADELFGERVYRSLADIPHPVDLVDVFRPAEDAVEVVREAVAIGVPAVWLQLGIVSPEARRVAEEAGVDYVEDRCLVVERAAAGLNRQPPR, from the coding sequence GTGCGCTCTCCTCAGCAGATCCTCGCCGACTCCGCCGTGATCGCCGTCGTGGGCGCGTCCCGCGACCCGCGCAAGGCCGCGCACAGCGTCCCGTTACAGATGCAGCGGTACGGCTGGCGCATCATCCCGGTCAACCCGACGGCTGACGAGTTGTTCGGCGAGCGGGTCTACCGTTCGCTGGCCGACATCCCGCACCCGGTCGACCTGGTGGACGTGTTCCGGCCGGCCGAGGACGCGGTGGAGGTCGTCCGGGAGGCGGTGGCGATCGGCGTCCCGGCGGTCTGGTTGCAGCTCGGCATCGTGAGCCCGGAGGCGCGCCGGGTCGCGGAGGAGGCCGGCGTCGACTACGTCGAGGACCGCTGCCTGGTCGTGGAACGCGCCGCCGCCGGCCTGAACCGTCAGCCGCCGCGTTAA
- a CDS encoding zinc ribbon domain-containing protein produces the protein MCSDCGRITDKLDLSTRSWDCTCGAAHDRDVNAAMNVLAAGRAESLNDRGARVRPSAMVAPRGEAVIHPDAACSTRSVEGISVL, from the coding sequence ATGTGCTCCGACTGCGGCCGGATCACCGATAAGTTGGATCTGTCGACCCGGTCGTGGGACTGCACGTGCGGAGCGGCCCACGACCGAGACGTCAACGCGGCCATGAACGTGCTCGCGGCGGGACGCGCCGAGAGCCTAAACGACCGTGGAGCGCGGGTCAGACCATCAGCGATGGTGGCACCGCGCGGCGAAGCGGTAATCCACCCGGACGCCGCGTGTTCCACGCGCAGCGTGGAGGGAATCTCGGTCCTTTAG
- a CDS encoding nitrate- and nitrite sensing domain-containing protein, which yields MSPTQDRAIRTRLLALAAVLLVLWSYAAYLTSRDTADMLRVRALAGGLGQPADRLILALQAERRLTVGAIARGEPPVTLADVRAGTDRAVTGVETGRDTLSLRLLGGGEARDRAGDLAGRLRDLADLRSRIDAGRVRWADAAAGYDGLVDAAFAVYGPVWSTRDSNLAAETRAVVALARARELLARQDAVLTGALAGGLSPEDRRHLAGLVAVQRHARAEAAAHLPADGRDDYRRLVESPRFLGLLLAEDRLTGAGAPPTEEAWRSGVEPALGGLDELARSTARRSVERAGVDAAVALGWAGAVVGLGLITVLGVLWGWARAVRPLTRPASGVAAAPGELFLQLTRRNQALLRAQLDLLDEMERRDRAPEDSADLFRLDHLATRIRRNVEKLVTLAGGTPARRWRRPVPLLDVARGAMAEVPDYERVLVAPHWPWELAGPAATDVVHLLAELIENALAFSPANTTVRVTGVPAGPGCQVVVADDGPGLPPELRAELEGLLADPPPDVPPGRAGLYAAARLAARCGATISLRPGRRGGTEAVVGLPASLVTLVGAPAGSNGRVPRPADRVGAPDQPPGRVQPSEQPSAGPATVEIPAATAGGPTNPAYVAPAPAATNGETGGPLRRP from the coding sequence ATGAGCCCGACCCAGGACCGCGCGATCCGTACGCGCCTGCTCGCCCTGGCGGCCGTGCTGCTCGTCCTCTGGTCGTACGCCGCCTACCTGACCAGCCGGGACACCGCCGACATGCTCCGGGTCCGGGCCCTCGCCGGGGGCCTCGGGCAGCCGGCCGACCGGCTGATCCTCGCCCTGCAGGCCGAGCGCCGGCTCACCGTCGGCGCGATCGCCCGTGGCGAGCCACCGGTCACCCTCGCCGACGTCCGCGCCGGCACGGACCGGGCGGTCACCGGGGTGGAGACCGGTCGGGACACGCTCAGCCTCCGGCTGCTCGGCGGCGGCGAGGCCCGGGACCGGGCCGGCGACCTCGCCGGCCGGCTGCGCGACCTGGCCGACCTCCGGTCCCGGATCGATGCCGGACGGGTCCGGTGGGCCGACGCGGCCGCCGGCTACGACGGACTGGTCGACGCCGCGTTCGCGGTCTACGGGCCGGTGTGGAGCACGCGGGACAGCAACCTGGCGGCCGAGACCCGTGCCGTGGTCGCCCTGGCCCGTGCCCGCGAACTGCTCGCCCGGCAGGACGCCGTGCTCACCGGCGCGCTGGCCGGCGGGCTCTCCCCCGAGGACCGCCGGCACCTGGCCGGGCTCGTGGCCGTCCAGCGGCACGCCCGCGCCGAGGCGGCCGCACACCTTCCCGCCGACGGGCGGGACGACTACCGGCGGCTGGTGGAGAGCCCGCGGTTCCTCGGCCTACTGCTGGCGGAGGACCGGCTGACCGGTGCCGGCGCGCCGCCCACCGAGGAGGCCTGGCGGTCCGGCGTCGAGCCGGCTCTCGGCGGGCTCGACGAGCTGGCGCGGAGCACGGCCCGGCGCAGCGTCGAGCGGGCCGGCGTGGACGCCGCCGTCGCGCTCGGGTGGGCCGGTGCCGTGGTGGGGCTCGGGCTGATCACCGTGCTCGGCGTGCTCTGGGGCTGGGCCCGGGCCGTACGCCCGCTGACCCGGCCCGCGTCCGGCGTGGCCGCGGCCCCCGGGGAGCTGTTCCTCCAGCTCACCCGGCGCAACCAGGCCCTCCTGCGGGCGCAGCTCGACCTGCTCGACGAGATGGAGCGACGTGATCGCGCCCCGGAGGACTCGGCCGACCTCTTCCGCCTGGACCACCTCGCGACCCGGATCCGGCGGAACGTGGAGAAGCTGGTCACCCTGGCCGGTGGGACGCCGGCCCGGCGGTGGCGGCGGCCGGTGCCGCTGCTGGACGTGGCGCGGGGCGCGATGGCCGAGGTGCCCGACTACGAGCGGGTGCTGGTCGCGCCGCACTGGCCGTGGGAACTGGCGGGACCGGCCGCCACCGACGTCGTGCACCTGCTGGCCGAACTGATCGAGAACGCCCTCGCCTTCTCGCCCGCGAACACCACGGTACGGGTCACCGGCGTCCCCGCCGGCCCGGGTTGCCAGGTCGTCGTCGCCGACGACGGGCCGGGCCTGCCGCCCGAGCTGCGGGCGGAACTGGAGGGCCTGCTGGCCGATCCCCCGCCGGACGTCCCACCCGGACGGGCGGGTCTGTACGCCGCCGCCCGCCTCGCCGCCCGCTGCGGCGCCACGATCTCCCTGCGCCCCGGCCGACGCGGGGGCACCGAGGCCGTCGTAGGCCTCCCCGCGTCCCTGGTGACGCTGGTCGGCGCACCCGCCGGGTCGAACGGACGCGTACCGCGCCCGGCCGACCGGGTCGGCGCGCCGGACCAGCCGCCGGGTCGGGTCCAGCCGTCCGAGCAGCCGTCGGCCGGGCCCGCGACCGTCGAGATCCCCGCCGCGACGGCGGGCGGACCGACCAACCCGGCGTACGTCGCGCCGGCTCCCGCGGCCACGAACGGAGAGACCGGTGGACCACTCCGGAGACCGTGA
- a CDS encoding intein-containing Rv2578c family radical SAM protein, with translation MRWDNLSAPPDEGRPDGPAPATPPLPLALPGAVARTFDTPGFAGMTFYEVRAKSIINRVPGASRVPFEWTINPYRGCSHACVYCVSGDTPILMADGRQRQLRDVEIGDRIFGTERRGGRRRYVVTTVRAKWSTVKPAYRLTLDDGTTLVASGDHRFLSDEGWRYVAPGAGRRRRLVPGERLLGTGSFAEGHKDSADHDRGHHHATSAGRPPPPGRAGDRAEKPDAPTDEWLLGLLAGAYDRAGRSNSGALRIGLPDGDLFHDVTAALEHFGFTFVREDHNLPGGPRQLRLTGGLRERLRFLHLTGASSGRLVEGAPVPRVTAPRVTAVEPLGVELPLFDITTGTGDFIANGVVSHNCFARNTHTYLDLDAGADFDRKVIVKVNAGELVRRELAAPRWRGAHVAMGTNVDCYQRAEGRYQLMPQIIGALRDFANPFSILTKGTLILRDLSLLRQAAEVTRVGISYSVGFVDERLWRAVEPGTPSPRRRLDAVRRLTDAGFAVGVLMAPILPGLSDDDESIDATVSAIAAAGAASVTPLALHLRPGAREWYARWLGREFPHLVPRYRELFRSGAYAPQSYQRELTARVRIAARRHGLHRGERGDNRQRPDPAPPPAPEQLSLL, from the coding sequence ATGCGCTGGGACAACCTCTCCGCTCCCCCGGACGAGGGGCGTCCCGACGGGCCAGCGCCAGCGACGCCACCCCTGCCGCTGGCGCTGCCCGGCGCGGTCGCCCGCACCTTCGACACGCCCGGTTTCGCCGGCATGACCTTCTACGAGGTGCGGGCCAAGTCGATCATCAATCGAGTGCCCGGCGCCTCCCGCGTTCCCTTCGAGTGGACGATCAACCCGTACCGTGGCTGCAGCCACGCGTGTGTCTACTGCGTGTCGGGCGACACCCCGATCCTCATGGCCGACGGCCGGCAGCGGCAGCTTCGCGACGTGGAGATCGGCGACCGGATCTTCGGCACCGAGCGCCGGGGCGGGCGTCGCCGCTACGTCGTCACGACCGTGCGCGCCAAGTGGTCCACCGTCAAGCCGGCGTACCGGTTGACGCTCGACGACGGCACGACCCTGGTGGCGAGCGGCGACCACCGGTTCCTCTCCGACGAGGGCTGGCGGTACGTCGCCCCGGGCGCGGGTCGCCGGCGGCGGCTGGTCCCGGGCGAGCGGCTGCTCGGCACCGGCTCGTTCGCCGAGGGCCACAAGGACTCGGCGGACCACGACCGCGGGCACCACCATGCGACGTCGGCCGGCCGGCCACCTCCTCCGGGCCGAGCCGGTGACCGGGCCGAGAAGCCGGACGCGCCGACCGACGAGTGGCTCCTGGGGCTGCTGGCCGGGGCGTACGACCGGGCCGGCCGGTCCAACAGCGGCGCGCTGCGCATCGGCCTGCCGGACGGCGACCTGTTCCACGACGTCACCGCGGCTCTCGAGCACTTCGGCTTCACGTTCGTCCGGGAGGACCACAACCTTCCCGGTGGGCCCCGCCAGCTCCGGTTGACCGGCGGGCTCCGCGAGCGCCTGCGGTTCCTGCACCTGACGGGGGCCTCGTCGGGCCGTCTGGTCGAGGGGGCGCCGGTGCCCCGCGTCACGGCGCCGCGCGTGACCGCCGTCGAGCCGCTCGGTGTGGAGTTGCCCCTGTTCGACATCACCACCGGCACCGGGGACTTCATCGCCAACGGGGTGGTCAGCCACAACTGCTTCGCCCGCAACACCCACACCTACCTCGACCTGGACGCGGGCGCGGACTTCGACCGCAAGGTGATCGTCAAGGTCAACGCGGGTGAGCTGGTCCGTCGCGAGCTGGCCGCGCCGCGCTGGCGCGGCGCGCACGTCGCGATGGGCACCAACGTGGACTGCTACCAGCGCGCCGAGGGCCGCTACCAGCTCATGCCGCAGATCATCGGCGCCCTGCGGGACTTCGCCAACCCGTTCTCGATCCTCACCAAGGGCACCCTGATCCTGCGCGACCTGTCCCTGCTGCGCCAGGCCGCCGAGGTGACCCGGGTCGGCATCTCGTACTCGGTCGGCTTCGTCGACGAACGCCTGTGGCGGGCGGTCGAGCCGGGCACGCCGAGCCCCCGCCGCCGGCTGGACGCGGTCCGCCGGCTCACCGACGCCGGCTTCGCCGTCGGGGTGCTGATGGCGCCGATCCTCCCCGGGCTCAGCGACGACGACGAGTCGATCGACGCGACCGTGTCGGCGATCGCCGCCGCCGGCGCCGCCAGCGTGACGCCGCTGGCGCTGCACCTGCGCCCCGGCGCCCGGGAGTGGTATGCGCGCTGGCTCGGCCGCGAGTTCCCCCACCTGGTGCCCCGCTACCGGGAGCTCTTCCGGTCCGGCGCGTACGCCCCGCAGTCGTACCAGCGGGAACTCACCGCCCGGGTGCGGATCGCGGCACGCCGGCACGGCCTGCACCGGGGCGAACGCGGCGACAACCGCCAACGTCCCGACCCGGCACCGCCGCCGGCACCCGAGCAACTGTCGCTGCTTTGA
- a CDS encoding transposase yields the protein MAKAHAKVADTRRDWQHKLSTAIIRDNQAVYVEDLCVAGLGRTRLAKSVHDAGWARFIAMLEYKATRYRRTFARVDRFFPSHPHVLRLRPDHR from the coding sequence GTGGCGAAGGCACATGCGAAGGTGGCCGACACCCGGCGGGACTGGCAGCACAAGCTGTCCACGGCGATCATCCGCGACAACCAAGCGGTGTACGTCGAGGACCTGTGCGTGGCCGGTCTCGGCCGGACCCGACTCGCCAAGTCGGTACACGATGCGGGCTGGGCCCGCTTCATCGCCATGCTGGAGTACAAGGCCACCCGGTACAGGCGCACCTTCGCCCGGGTGGACCGGTTCTTCCCGTCCCACCCGCATGTGCTCCGACTGCGGCCGGATCACCGATAA
- a CDS encoding type II toxin-antitoxin system prevent-host-death family antitoxin — translation MSDTTEVRASDLRQNLADMLNDVAVHGRIVYVTRNGRRIAALVPVPAAEQIEKPPV, via the coding sequence ATGAGCGACACGACCGAGGTCCGCGCGAGCGACCTTCGACAGAACCTGGCTGACATGCTGAACGACGTCGCCGTGCACGGCCGCATCGTCTATGTGACCCGCAACGGCCGCCGGATCGCCGCACTCGTCCCCGTGCCCGCGGCCGAGCAGATCGAGAAGCCACCGGTCTAA